The window GAGAATCGCAGTGATTCGGCAATAGAGAGGGTTTAAATATTTATATTTATAATATTTATAGATAGATATAACTAAAAAATTCATCAAATATTCATGAAGAATATTGAATTATATTGAAAAATTGTGTAAAATATAAGCATATTATTACCAAAGCCTAAGTATTATAAGGGCTGTTTTTGGAGGGAATTATAATGAATAAAAAATTATTAGCTTTATTGGCAGTTGCTGCTGTAGGTGTGTCCGTAGCAGGTGCAACTCCTCAAACTCAATTCAATAAAGGTGAGTTTCAAGTTGATCTTGGTGCGTCTGATTCTAAAGCAAAAACTAAAGCTTGGACTTCTGATGCAAAATGGAACTTTGATGGTGGTGTAACATACGCTTTTACAGATAAAACAGCGTTGCAATACCAATACCATGGTTTGAATGATAAAATGTTCGGCACTAGCTATAGTGATAGAATGCAAGAAGTTAATTTGATTCAATCCTTGAACAAAAATTTCGCAGTATATGGCGGTTATGCTCACATTTCTGGTGATACATTCCCTAAAGCAAATAATATTGCTCAATTAGGTGTAATTGGTAAAGCTAACCTTGGCTCCAAAGTAGACGTTTATGGTAAAGCGGGTGTAGGGACTAAGAGAACTACTACTTGGGAAGCAGGTTTAGGTTATAAAGTTAACCAAGACTGGGATATTAATGCAGGGTATCGTTATATCAATACTAAACGTGATGATAAGTCTAATATTTCCTTCCAAGGTCCTGTAGTAGGATTATCTTACCGTTTCGGTGGTCACAAATCCGTAGCTCCTGTATACACTCCAGCGCCAGCTCCTGTATACACTCCGGCTCCAGCTCCTACTGTAGAAGCGCCTGCATATAAAACTCCTAAATTGGATTACTATGTACAATCTATCTACTTTGACTCCGACCAAGATGTTGCTCGTGCAGACCAATATCCAAACTTAACAGCTGCTGTAAATGCTGCTAACCAATATTCTCAAGACCAAGTTAAATTGATGGGTAACGCTGATACTGATGCAAATCCTCAATACAACATTGCTTTGTCTGAACGCCGCGTACAACATGTGGCTCAATATTTAGTTAACCATGGTGTATCTGCCGATCGTCTTATCGGTATTGCTAATGGTGATGTTAAACCAGTTGCAACTAACTCTACAGCAGCAGGTAAAGCTGAAAACCGTCGTGTAGACGTTTATATTCATCGCTAATCTCTAGACTAATCTAGATTAGGCCTACAATAAGTCCACCTTCAATCATGCTCTCTTGTTTATCGAGAATTCGAGCATG of the Veillonella parvula genome contains:
- a CDS encoding OmpA family protein, which encodes MNKKLLALLAVAAVGVSVAGATPQTQFNKGEFQVDLGASDSKAKTKAWTSDAKWNFDGGVTYAFTDKTALQYQYHGLNDKMFGTSYSDRMQEVNLIQSLNKNFAVYGGYAHISGDTFPKANNIAQLGVIGKANLGSKVDVYGKAGVGTKRTTTWEAGLGYKVNQDWDINAGYRYINTKRDDKSNISFQGPVVGLSYRFGGHKSVAPVYTPAPAPVYTPAPAPTVEAPAYKTPKLDYYVQSIYFDSDQDVARADQYPNLTAAVNAANQYSQDQVKLMGNADTDANPQYNIALSERRVQHVAQYLVNHGVSADRLIGIANGDVKPVATNSTAAGKAENRRVDVYIHR